A window of Diabrotica virgifera virgifera chromosome 9, PGI_DIABVI_V3a contains these coding sequences:
- the LOC114324927 gene encoding uncharacterized protein LOC114324927 — MESYRKQNYSTTGDSQKYPTNTYSTTYNIEAYRRTLEENKQKSDKKDSERFEGPRQRISGAQKRKLRKMRADGIDTSKFKLPPRPQSNVPRNVGTNDRTITSSGTSNTHSTATTYSTSYNFEAYRRTLEENKNTQDVMQTHSKDTNLEAPQKRPSVSQRRKLWRMRKQGIDTSKVIFPPKPQKITIDNAEIAQAVEQTVFNLLQKRRPTTSSSASNTSTEAYWRSPKQNKPTPSGYKYSEHVTQTHSTDTDRSKLSGSQRRILQRMRSEGIDTTNFKLPPRPRNTPYAAYYAEVTKGLKRTRETTEKELTKRSKPAPIKTAVIPREYPDKIVAENDVGAIQDALTKLIDEAPSAPVYEKNRLMDGYYGLICADEESFRITKDYLEENTPWKVVKTEELPKSTKYVRMLMYLPNTKNDDLTAPLARLEKQNPGLRTNLWMILSSEATADEGLHVSLRIDKESEEVLKRLEWKPYFLLQRASFKPLD; from the coding sequence ATGGAATCCTATAGAAAACAAAACTATTCAACCACAGGGGACTCACAGAAGTACCCAACTAATACTTATAGTACTACTTATAATATCGAGGCTTATCGGAGGACTCTGGAAGAGAACAAACAAAAATCTGATAAAAAAGATAGCGAAAGGTTTGAGGGTCCTCGGCAGAGAATATCTGGGGCACAGAAGAGGAAGCTTAGAAAAATGAGGGCCGACGGAATCGACACTTCTAAGTTCAAATTACCACCTAGACCTCAAAGTAATGTTCCAAGAAATgttggaactaatgatagaactATCACCTCATCGGGTACTTCTAATACTCATAGTACTGCTACTACTTATAGTACTAGTTATAATTTTGAGGCTTATAGGCGGACTCTGGAAGAGAACAAAAATACTCAGGACGTTATGCAGACTCATTCGAAAGATACCAATCTCGAGGCTCCTCAGAAAAGACCATCTGTGTCACAAAGAAGAAAACTCTGGAGAATGAGGAAACAAGGAATTGATACTTCCAAGGTCATATTTCCTCCTAAACCTCAAAAGATTACTATAGACAATGCCGAAATCGCACAGGCCGTTGAACAGACTGTGTTTAACCTCCTTCAGAAAAGAAGACCTACCACCTCATCAAGTGCTTCTAATACATCCACTGAGGCTTATTGGCGGTCTCCAAAACAGAACAAGCCCACCCCATCGGGTTATAAATATAGTGAGCATGTGACGCAGACTCATTCGACAGATACTGATCGGTCAAAATTATCTGGGAGTCAGAGGAGGATTCTTCAGAGAATGAGGTCAGAGGGCATTGACACTACCAATTTTAAATTGCCTCCTAGACCTCGAAATACCCCATACGCAGCGTATTATGCCGAAGTCACAAAGGGTCTTAAACGGACTAGAGAAACTACTGAAAAGGAATTAACAAAAAGAAGCAAACCTGCGCCCATAAAGACAGCAGTCATTCCTAGAGAATATCCAGACAAAATTGTGGCTGAGAATGACGTTGGGGCGATACAAGATGCCTTAACGAAACTTATTGATGAAGCTCCTTCTGCTCCTGTTTATGAAAAAAACCGACTCATGGATGGGTACTATGGGTTAATATGTGCTGACGAGGAGTCCTTTCGTATCACCAAGGACTATTTGGAAGAAAACACTCCGTGGAAGGTAGTTAAGACTGAAGAACTTCCAAAATCCACAAAATACGTACGCATGTTGATGTATCTTCCGAACACTAAGAATGATGATTTGACGGCACCTTTGGCGCGACTTGAAAAACAAAATCCTGGTCTCAGGACCAACCTTTGGATGATTCTGAGCTCTGAAGCAACTGCTGATGAAGGACTGCATGTGAGTCTTCGGATCGATAAAGAGTCTGAAGAAGTGCTTAAACGACTTGAATGGAAGCCTTACTTCCTTTTACAGAGAGCGAGTTTTAAACCGTTGGATTAA